A stretch of Corallococcus macrosporus DNA encodes these proteins:
- a CDS encoding sigma factor: MYEQLTDEELFAEVSRRRATGEAVGTPLGALCARWARPARYVISRIQGSYGRGSPADADELFQDAVGKFLDRGLDQFRGVSEQMPGRSASPKTFFLRIVKHVAIDFYRRHREELAPAPASPDDVMEETPSEVARAVEGARRREERAEAQELYWAAYARLQQEHPKEASAWELYHHEDVEDHEECARRLNISVVNSYKRVSRAQAYLRLYLLELQRDGMPEDPS, translated from the coding sequence GTGTACGAGCAGCTCACGGATGAGGAATTGTTCGCGGAGGTGTCCCGCCGCCGCGCCACGGGCGAGGCCGTGGGGACCCCGCTGGGGGCCCTGTGCGCGCGATGGGCGCGCCCGGCCCGCTACGTCATCAGCAGGATTCAGGGCAGCTACGGACGCGGCTCCCCGGCGGACGCCGACGAGCTCTTCCAGGACGCGGTGGGGAAGTTCCTCGACCGCGGCCTGGACCAGTTCCGGGGCGTGTCCGAGCAGATGCCGGGCAGGAGCGCGTCTCCCAAGACGTTCTTCCTGCGCATCGTCAAGCACGTCGCCATCGACTTCTACCGGCGGCACCGGGAGGAGCTGGCGCCCGCGCCGGCCTCGCCCGACGACGTGATGGAGGAGACGCCGTCCGAGGTGGCCCGGGCGGTGGAGGGCGCACGGCGTCGCGAGGAGCGCGCCGAGGCGCAGGAGCTGTACTGGGCCGCCTACGCCAGGCTCCAGCAGGAGCACCCCAAGGAGGCTTCCGCATGGGAGCTGTATCACCACGAGGACGTGGAGGATCACGAGGAATGCGCACGCCGTTTGAACATCAGCGTGGTGAACTCGTACAAGCGCGTCAGCCGCGCCCAGGCATACC
- a CDS encoding vWA domain-containing protein translates to MTTARTQTTLPETQRGPAERLLDVVLGGSAHLWHHRPGLDVNGTWVAAASADAKAHARGRKVAPGLFVPAAVKLYGQLLELYRLNPTLMAHFASYALTQTDWRDLKVATCALMLVQEHAGQPVRDGEGAVAFHDDDYRAIGEAMVLHYVRRSTRMLTPKAVLRVAELLETPEIARLNRAAGFGDPASRKPPLGRWKRVAQKWLAAREANLPMLQGLVKAGYKETLKKLARKAGYKPQSQGFFEVLGWKQKQADGGHRQVGLQGLTLVKRERFDGLSEAEICEWIELERLSYKEVVGRLPKDVGLTPAILATLLPSLSDRDLRLMTPTLEDLGLLQEPSVKARWERAVANATDQRSLNIAKNVRSEDVRRKLEEASDNAVKKAVAEATAETDVRVMFLIDKSGSMEGAIEQSKEALSRILAGFPMDKLHVAAFDTMGTVLKPKAANRTAVQHMLAGLKASGGTVHAAGVHALHRAGVRIPAEAKLVVMVVGDEAGEAGDQFARAFHACGYSVAALALLVSVAGARGNTVRSGAKQLGVPFSEVNVEQFADPYQVPRVLQALMDAPREAGASQSGWVDRVMSTPLLKVA, encoded by the coding sequence ATGACCACCGCTCGCACCCAGACGACCCTTCCGGAGACGCAGCGCGGACCGGCCGAGCGGCTGCTCGACGTGGTGCTCGGCGGCTCCGCCCACCTGTGGCACCACCGCCCGGGCCTGGACGTGAACGGCACCTGGGTGGCCGCCGCCAGCGCGGACGCGAAGGCGCACGCGCGCGGCCGCAAGGTGGCGCCGGGCCTGTTCGTGCCCGCGGCGGTGAAGCTGTACGGCCAGCTCCTGGAGCTCTACCGCCTCAACCCCACGCTGATGGCGCACTTCGCGTCGTACGCGCTGACGCAGACGGACTGGCGCGACCTGAAGGTGGCCACCTGCGCGCTGATGCTGGTGCAGGAGCACGCGGGCCAGCCCGTGCGCGACGGCGAGGGCGCGGTCGCCTTCCACGACGACGACTACCGCGCCATCGGCGAGGCCATGGTGCTGCACTACGTGCGCCGCTCCACGCGGATGCTCACGCCCAAGGCCGTGCTGCGCGTGGCGGAGCTGCTGGAGACGCCGGAGATTGCCCGCCTCAACCGCGCCGCGGGCTTCGGTGACCCCGCGTCGCGCAAGCCGCCGCTGGGCCGCTGGAAGCGCGTGGCGCAGAAGTGGCTGGCCGCGCGCGAGGCGAACCTGCCCATGCTCCAGGGCCTGGTGAAGGCGGGCTACAAGGAGACGCTGAAGAAGCTTGCGCGCAAGGCGGGCTACAAGCCCCAGTCGCAGGGCTTCTTCGAGGTGCTCGGCTGGAAGCAGAAGCAGGCGGACGGGGGTCACCGGCAGGTGGGCCTGCAGGGCCTGACGCTGGTGAAGCGCGAGCGCTTCGACGGCCTCTCCGAGGCGGAGATCTGCGAGTGGATTGAACTGGAGCGGCTCTCCTACAAGGAGGTCGTGGGCCGGCTGCCGAAGGACGTGGGCCTCACGCCCGCCATCCTGGCGACGCTGCTGCCGTCGCTGTCGGACCGCGACCTGCGGCTGATGACGCCCACGCTGGAGGACCTGGGCCTGCTGCAGGAGCCGTCCGTGAAGGCGCGCTGGGAGCGGGCGGTGGCGAACGCCACGGATCAGCGCTCGCTGAACATCGCGAAGAACGTCCGGAGCGAGGACGTGCGTCGCAAGCTGGAGGAGGCGAGCGACAACGCGGTGAAGAAGGCGGTGGCGGAGGCGACGGCGGAGACGGACGTGCGGGTGATGTTCCTCATCGACAAGTCGGGCTCCATGGAGGGCGCCATCGAGCAGTCCAAGGAGGCGCTGTCGCGCATCCTCGCGGGCTTCCCGATGGACAAGCTGCACGTGGCGGCGTTCGACACCATGGGCACGGTGCTCAAGCCCAAGGCAGCGAACCGCACGGCGGTGCAGCACATGCTGGCCGGGCTGAAGGCGTCTGGCGGCACGGTGCACGCGGCCGGTGTGCACGCGCTGCACCGCGCCGGGGTGCGCATCCCGGCGGAGGCGAAGCTGGTGGTGATGGTGGTGGGTGACGAGGCGGGCGAGGCGGGCGACCAGTTCGCCCGGGCCTTCCACGCGTGTGGCTACAGCGTGGCGGCCCTGGCGCTGCTGGTGAGCGTGGCGGGGGCGCGCGGCAACACGGTGCGCTCGGGCGCGAAGCAACTGGGCGTGCCCTTCAGCGAGGTGAACGTGGAGCAGTTCGCGGACCCGTACCAGGTGCCGCGTGTGCTCCAGGCGCTGATGGACGCGCCGCGCGAGGCGGGGGCCAGCCAGTCCGGCTGGGTGGACCGGGTGATGAGCACGCCGCTGTTGAAGGTGGCG